AACATAATCTTTTACTAGTTTTGACAAAAATTCTAATAAACTATCCATTGATCATATCCGAAATCAATATTTCTAATTCATTTTCCTTCAACAAACCTTCGTGAATATATCCCTTTTTACCATTAACAGTAACCTCTTGGAAATACTCATCCATCACGCTTTGAGCCTTATCAGAAAATTTAAAATCTTCTTTTAAAGGAATAAAAATTTGCGTAGGAGTAACCCTAATACCAGCTTGTGATGCAAAATCATTGCTCACATTCACTTCAACATCCTTAACAACGGCTTTCCCTTTGAACTTATTGAAAGTATTGTCTATATATGGAGCCATTTCCTTACAAGGAGCACATTCAATCCAAGTGAAATTTACAAAAACAGGCTTATCGTATGAGAAAAACTTCTCAAAACCAGCATCTTTCCCTGCAAATAAAACATCTTCCTTGTCTACTTCTTTGTAAGCTTCTTTGAAATTATTCAAATTTGATGAATTTGTGTCTTCACTGTTAGAACTACTTTCTTGCTTATTATTTCCATCAGTCTCAGTTTGCTTAGCACTATTTTCATTATTAATAGGCATAACAGGTTTGTTCTTTATAAAAAACATCACTAAAACAGCCACCACAATAAATGCAATAACTAAAATAAATTTCGATTTATTATTCTTCATAATCAT
This Finegoldia magna ATCC 53516 DNA region includes the following protein-coding sequences:
- a CDS encoding thioredoxin family protein; its protein translation is MKNNKSKFILVIAFIVVAVLVMFFIKNKPVMPINNENSAKQTETDGNNKQESSSNSEDTNSSNLNNFKEAYKEVDKEDVLFAGKDAGFEKFFSYDKPVFVNFTWIECAPCKEMAPYIDNTFNKFKGKAVVKDVEVNVSNDFASQAGIRVTPTQIFIPLKEDFKFSDKAQSVMDEYFQEVTVNGKKGYIHEGLLKENELEILISDMING